A single region of the Devosia sp. FJ2-5-3 genome encodes:
- the hemA gene encoding 5-aminolevulinate synthase: protein MDYRGIFEEAVDALRSEKRYRVFADLERIAGRFPRAIYRDDADNAREITIWCSNDYLGMGQHEKVVKAMQDTAGAMGVGAGGTRNISGTNRPLVELERSLADLHRKESALVFTSGFVSNEAGISTIARLLPDCVIFSDQLNHASMIQGVRQSGMEKKIFRHNDVAHLRELLSQVDRKRPKLIVFESVYSMDGDIAPIKEICDLADEFGAMTYIDEVHAVGMYGPRGGGIAERDGLMDRIDVIEGTLAKGFGVMGGYITANRAIIDAVRSYAAEFIFTTALPPALCAAARASIEHLKGNGLERTLHQRQAKLTKAILADAGLPVMDTATHIVPLIVGDARAVKAASDMLLDKHNIYIQPINYPTVPKGTERLRITPTPLHTDEMVFELRHALVSVWTSLELPREKADAALTASKLTSGDLTLPNLGG, encoded by the coding sequence ATGGATTATCGCGGTATTTTCGAGGAAGCAGTCGATGCGCTGCGGTCAGAAAAGCGCTATCGCGTATTTGCCGACCTCGAACGCATCGCCGGACGTTTTCCGCGCGCCATCTATCGTGACGACGCGGACAATGCGCGCGAAATCACCATCTGGTGCTCGAATGACTATCTGGGCATGGGCCAGCACGAAAAAGTCGTGAAGGCCATGCAGGACACCGCCGGTGCGATGGGCGTCGGCGCCGGTGGCACCCGCAATATTTCGGGCACCAACCGCCCGCTGGTCGAGCTCGAGCGCTCGCTCGCCGATTTGCACCGCAAGGAATCGGCTCTCGTCTTTACCTCGGGCTTCGTGTCCAACGAAGCCGGCATTTCCACCATTGCCCGGCTGCTGCCGGACTGCGTGATCTTCTCGGACCAGCTCAACCACGCCTCGATGATCCAGGGCGTGCGCCAGAGCGGCATGGAAAAGAAGATTTTCCGCCACAATGACGTTGCGCATCTGCGCGAACTGCTCAGCCAGGTGGACCGCAAGCGGCCCAAGCTGATCGTGTTCGAGAGCGTCTATTCCATGGACGGGGACATCGCCCCGATCAAAGAAATCTGCGACCTCGCCGATGAGTTCGGCGCCATGACCTATATCGATGAAGTCCATGCCGTGGGCATGTACGGACCGCGCGGCGGCGGCATTGCCGAACGCGATGGGCTGATGGACCGGATCGACGTGATCGAAGGCACGCTGGCCAAGGGCTTTGGCGTGATGGGCGGCTATATCACCGCCAACCGCGCCATCATCGACGCCGTGCGCTCCTATGCAGCCGAATTCATCTTCACCACCGCCCTGCCCCCTGCCCTTTGCGCAGCGGCGCGCGCCTCGATCGAGCACCTCAAGGGCAATGGGCTGGAACGCACGCTGCACCAGCGCCAGGCCAAGCTGACCAAGGCAATCCTGGCCGATGCCGGCCTGCCGGTGATGGATACCGCGACCCATATCGTGCCGCTGATCGTGGGCGATGCGCGCGCGGTGAAAGCCGCCAGCGACATGCTGCTCGACAAGCACAATATCTATATCCAGCCGATCAACTACCCGACCGTGCCAAAGGGCACCGAGCGCCTGCGCATCACGCCGACGCCGCTGCACACGGACGAAATGGTGTTCGAGCTGCGCCATGCGCTGGTGAGCGTATGGACGAGCCTCGAATTGCCGCGCGAAAAGGCCGATGCCGCGTTGACGGCCAGCAAGCTGACTTCAGGCGATCTGACCCTGCCCAATCTGGGTGGATAG
- a CDS encoding GNAT family N-acetyltransferase gives MPPHSVAFRTATSSDVADIHALVRAAYSKWVGVIGREPRPMSVDYAEAINAFRFDVLMVEGRMAGIMQTTRRDDHVWIENIAVHPTQQGRGHGKSFLMLAEHLARHEKVERVRLLTNAAFTTNVALYQNFGYALERSEEFMGGSTLYMCKHLN, from the coding sequence ATGCCTCCCCATAGCGTCGCCTTTCGCACTGCCACATCGTCCGATGTGGCCGATATTCATGCCCTTGTCCGGGCCGCCTATTCCAAATGGGTCGGGGTTATCGGCCGTGAACCGCGTCCCATGAGCGTCGACTACGCCGAGGCCATCAATGCCTTCCGTTTCGACGTGCTGATGGTGGAAGGCAGGATGGCCGGCATCATGCAGACGACGCGCCGGGACGACCATGTGTGGATCGAAAATATCGCCGTTCACCCCACGCAACAGGGTCGCGGGCATGGCAAGAGCTTTCTGATGCTGGCCGAGCATCTGGCCCGGCACGAGAAGGTGGAGCGCGTGCGGCTCCTCACCAATGCGGCCTTTACGACCAATGTCGCGCTCTACCAGAATTTTGGCTATGCGCTCGAGCGCAGCGAAGAGTTCATGGGCGGCAGCACGCTCTATATGTGCAAGCATCTGAACTGA
- a CDS encoding DUF4214 domain-containing protein, with translation MTSTITAYNNFKLNMLAPHEMGGGTPIGQPTLTSTQVTFITTTGRFDVYGTNFSINPVTKDLTGTANRVTYSEGGIVMAEADGLGLTSAQVLKISQSSSMVEALIDAILAQDTVFRMGNLNDFMEVGTGRDVVYGGGGVDTVIIDHSWGSKTKAQYEIKKQADGSFTVSNKIDHVTLHDVERVQFSDGVVALDTAGIAGQAYRLYQAAFDRTPDSGGLKYWIDKMDSGQGLFGVAANFIGSSEFQSAYGSLSNLGLVDQLYKNILGRAAEKGGLDFWVGQLDSGAMDRATVLANISESAENVALVAPAIDGGIWLI, from the coding sequence TTGACATCGACTATCACGGCCTACAACAATTTCAAGCTGAACATGCTGGCGCCGCACGAGATGGGTGGAGGCACGCCAATCGGACAGCCGACGCTGACCTCGACGCAGGTTACCTTCATCACCACGACCGGCCGGTTTGACGTTTACGGCACGAATTTCTCGATCAATCCAGTGACCAAGGATCTGACCGGAACGGCCAATCGTGTCACCTATTCGGAAGGCGGCATCGTCATGGCCGAAGCCGATGGGCTTGGCCTGACATCGGCGCAGGTGCTCAAGATCAGCCAGTCCTCCAGCATGGTCGAGGCGCTGATCGACGCCATTCTCGCCCAGGACACGGTTTTCCGGATGGGAAATCTCAATGACTTCATGGAAGTCGGGACCGGCCGCGATGTGGTCTATGGCGGCGGCGGGGTGGATACCGTCATCATCGACCATTCCTGGGGCTCCAAGACCAAGGCCCAATATGAGATCAAGAAGCAGGCGGATGGCTCCTTCACCGTCAGCAACAAGATCGACCACGTCACGCTCCATGATGTCGAGCGGGTGCAGTTTTCCGATGGCGTGGTGGCGCTCGACACGGCGGGGATTGCCGGACAGGCCTATCGCCTCTATCAGGCCGCGTTCGACCGGACACCGGATTCCGGCGGGCTGAAATACTGGATCGACAAGATGGACAGCGGCCAGGGCCTTTTCGGTGTCGCGGCCAATTTCATCGGGTCCAGCGAATTCCAATCGGCCTATGGCAGCCTTTCCAATCTGGGTCTGGTGGACCAGCTCTACAAGAACATCCTCGGCCGTGCGGCGGAAAAGGGTGGGCTCGACTTCTGGGTCGGCCAGCTCGACAGCGGCGCCATGGACCGGGCAACGGTGCTGGCGAACATTTCGGAAAGCGCCGAGAACGTCGCCCTTGTCGCCCCGGCGATCGATGGCGGAATCTGGCTGATCTGA